A stretch of Bradyrhizobium sp. AZCC 2262 DNA encodes these proteins:
- the rpoN gene encoding RNA polymerase factor sigma-54 codes for MALTQRLEFRQSQSLVMTPQLMQAIKLLQLSNLDLSAFVEEELERNPLLERASDGPEAPVAGEPATERAEFSDSGDSGSYGEEGGDASDMASGPAGEAFEPGQEDWLNRDLGSRTEIEQTLDTPLDNVFSEEPAEAAARVAQDAAPTAYTEWGGGASNDDDYNLEAFVAAEVTLGSHLAEQLAVAFSGPAQRMIGQYLIDLVDDAGYLPPDLGQAAERLGASQGDVDAVLTVLQKFDPPGVCARNLSECLAIQLRELNRYDPAMQALVENLDLLAKRDIAALRKLCGVDDEDITDMIGEIRRLDPKPGLKFGSARTQTMVPDVYVRPGPDGGWHVELNSDTLPRVLVNQIYYTELSKTIRKDGDKSYFTDCLQNATWLVRALDQRARTILKVATEIVRQQDGFFTHGVAHLRPLNLKAVADAIQMHESTVSRVTANKYMATNRGSFELKYFFTASIASADGGEAHSAEAVRHHIKQLIDAEAPSAILSDDTIVERLRESGIDIARRTVAKYREAMRIPSSVQRRRDKQSMLGNALSAPPTSSDRSRDTAPA; via the coding sequence ATGGCGCTGACGCAAAGATTAGAGTTCCGCCAGTCGCAGTCGCTGGTGATGACGCCGCAATTGATGCAGGCGATCAAGCTGCTGCAATTGTCGAATCTCGACTTGTCGGCCTTCGTCGAGGAGGAACTGGAGCGGAATCCGCTGCTGGAACGCGCCAGCGACGGTCCCGAAGCCCCGGTGGCGGGCGAGCCGGCCACTGAGCGTGCCGAGTTCTCCGATTCGGGCGATTCCGGCAGCTATGGCGAGGAGGGCGGCGATGCCTCCGATATGGCGTCGGGCCCCGCTGGCGAGGCCTTCGAACCCGGCCAGGAGGACTGGCTGAACCGCGACCTCGGCAGCCGCACCGAGATCGAGCAGACGCTGGACACCCCGCTCGACAACGTCTTTTCCGAAGAGCCGGCCGAAGCCGCCGCCCGCGTGGCGCAGGATGCGGCACCGACCGCCTACACCGAATGGGGTGGCGGCGCCTCCAACGACGACGACTACAATCTGGAAGCCTTCGTCGCTGCCGAGGTGACGCTCGGCAGCCACCTCGCCGAACAGCTCGCGGTGGCGTTCAGCGGACCGGCGCAGCGCATGATCGGGCAGTATCTGATCGATCTGGTCGACGATGCCGGCTATCTGCCGCCGGATCTGGGGCAGGCCGCCGAACGGCTTGGCGCCTCGCAAGGGGATGTCGATGCGGTGCTGACGGTGCTGCAGAAGTTCGATCCGCCCGGTGTCTGTGCCCGGAACTTGAGCGAGTGCCTCGCGATCCAGCTCCGCGAACTCAACCGCTACGATCCCGCCATGCAGGCGCTGGTGGAAAATCTCGATCTCCTGGCCAAGCGCGACATTGCCGCGTTGCGCAAATTGTGCGGCGTCGACGACGAAGACATTACCGACATGATCGGTGAAATCCGCCGTCTCGATCCCAAGCCCGGCCTGAAGTTCGGCTCGGCGCGCACGCAGACCATGGTGCCTGATGTCTATGTGCGGCCCGGCCCGGACGGTGGCTGGCATGTCGAACTCAACAGCGACACGTTGCCGCGCGTGCTGGTCAACCAGATCTATTATACCGAGCTGTCGAAGACGATCCGCAAGGACGGCGACAAATCCTATTTCACCGATTGCCTGCAGAATGCGACCTGGCTGGTTCGCGCGCTCGATCAGCGCGCCCGCACCATCCTGAAGGTCGCGACCGAAATCGTGCGCCAGCAGGACGGCTTCTTCACCCACGGCGTTGCGCATTTGCGGCCGCTGAATCTGAAGGCTGTGGCGGATGCGATCCAGATGCACGAATCGACGGTGTCACGGGTTACCGCCAACAAATATATGGCGACCAATCGCGGCAGCTTCGAACTAAAATATTTCTTTACCGCCTCGATCGCGTCGGCCGACGGCGGCGAGGCGCATTCGGCCGAGGCGGTCCGCCACCACATCAAGCAGCTGATCGATGCGGAAGCACCAAGCGCGATCCTCTCCGACGATACCATCGTGGAACGATTGCGCGAATCCGGCATTGATATTGCCCGCCGCACGGTCGCGAAATACCGCGAAGCGATGCGCATTCCTTCCTCGGTGCAACGGCGCCGCGACAAACAGAGCATGCTCGGTAACGCACTCTCCGCCCCTCCCACCTCCTCCGACCGGTCCCGCGATACGGCCCCGGCCTGA
- a CDS encoding complex I NDUFA9 subunit family protein — MASNLETLVTVFGGSGFLGRNVVRALAKREYRIRVAVRRPELAGHLQPLGRVGQIHAVQANLRYPASVEAAMRDSHVAINLVGTLTESGAQTFDAVQAKGAETIARTAAATGARMVHVSAIGADENSPSAYSRAKAAGEQAVLVAVPSATILRPSLLFGPEDQFTNRFASLARISPFLPLIGGGVTRMQPAYVADVAAAVADAVDGKTKPGATYELGGPEVLTMREIMEIILKITERKRMLISLPWGLARLQAVFLQFAPGPLKLTPDQVALLQADNVVSDAAKAAGLTLEGLGITPESMQAIAPQYLWRFRAAGQFQRKSA, encoded by the coding sequence ATGGCATCGAACCTGGAAACGCTCGTCACGGTTTTTGGCGGATCGGGTTTTCTGGGACGAAACGTGGTGCGGGCGCTGGCCAAGCGCGAGTACCGGATCAGGGTGGCGGTGCGGCGGCCGGAACTGGCCGGGCACCTGCAGCCGCTCGGCCGGGTTGGCCAGATCCACGCCGTGCAGGCCAATTTGCGCTATCCGGCTTCCGTCGAGGCGGCGATGCGCGATTCCCACGTCGCGATCAACCTGGTCGGCACCCTGACCGAAAGCGGCGCGCAGACGTTTGACGCCGTACAGGCCAAAGGGGCCGAGACGATCGCCAGGACTGCCGCCGCTACCGGCGCGCGGATGGTGCATGTATCCGCCATCGGCGCCGACGAGAACTCGCCCTCGGCCTATAGCCGCGCCAAGGCGGCCGGTGAGCAGGCCGTGCTGGTGGCCGTGCCATCGGCCACCATCCTGCGGCCGTCGCTATTGTTCGGCCCCGAGGATCAATTCACCAACCGCTTCGCATCACTCGCCCGGATATCGCCCTTCCTGCCGCTGATCGGCGGCGGGGTCACCCGGATGCAGCCGGCCTACGTCGCCGACGTCGCCGCCGCGGTTGCCGATGCCGTCGACGGCAAGACGAAACCCGGCGCAACTTACGAGCTCGGCGGCCCGGAAGTGCTGACCATGCGCGAGATCATGGAAATCATTCTCAAGATCACCGAGCGCAAGCGGATGCTGATTTCGTTGCCGTGGGGACTGGCAAGGCTGCAGGCAGTGTTTTTGCAGTTCGCGCCGGGACCGTTGAAGCTGACGCCGGACCAGGTGGCGCTGCTGCAGGCGGACAATGTGGTGTCTGACGCCGCCAAGGCCGCGGGCCTGACGCTGGAGGGGCTCGGCATCACGCCGGAATCGATGCAGGCGATCGCCCCGCAATATCTCTGGCGCTTCCGCGCCGCCGGGCAGTTTCAAAGGAAGAGCGCTTAG
- a CDS encoding TetR/AcrR family transcriptional regulator has protein sequence MTKATDSKAKTLTAAVKLFRQQGYHGTALHDILAAGGAPRGSLYFHFPKGKEEIGAAALSLIGEAVRQAIVQAVEKSDNAESFLVRIVRGMASDLERSDYREGCPIATTALETAAQSEVLGAATRTAFQKWELEIKRGLFRFGLTSGDADLVATMVLSQLEGALLLARTYRSLAPIQRAEEAVKLLARATQSAN, from the coding sequence ATGACAAAAGCTACTGATTCCAAAGCGAAAACACTGACCGCTGCGGTCAAGCTGTTTCGCCAGCAGGGCTATCACGGCACCGCGCTGCACGACATCCTGGCGGCCGGAGGGGCGCCGCGCGGGTCGCTGTATTTTCATTTCCCGAAGGGCAAGGAGGAGATTGGCGCAGCCGCACTGTCGCTCATCGGTGAAGCCGTGCGTCAGGCCATCGTCCAGGCCGTCGAAAAATCCGACAACGCCGAAAGCTTTCTGGTCCGCATCGTCCGCGGCATGGCGTCGGATCTTGAACGTTCCGACTATAGGGAAGGTTGCCCAATCGCGACCACGGCACTCGAAACCGCGGCGCAATCCGAAGTGCTGGGCGCTGCAACCCGCACCGCATTCCAGAAATGGGAACTGGAGATCAAACGCGGGCTATTCCGCTTCGGCCTGACTTCGGGCGACGCCGATCTGGTCGCCACGATGGTCCTCAGCCAGCTCGAAGGCGCGCTGTTACTGGCGCGAACCTATCGCAGCCTGGCGCCGATCCAGCGCGCAGAGGAAGCGGTGAAGCTGCTGGCGCGCGCAACACAAAGCGCGAACTGA
- the hpf gene encoding ribosome hibernation-promoting factor, HPF/YfiA family encodes MTLRISGKSISVGEALRSRVSERTDEVLRKYFDGNYSGHITLSKDGFGFRTDCALHLDSGITLEADSNATDAYASADQALLMIEKRLRRYKSRLKDRSARKTYAANAALAEIDTPVLDAPSYVIEAPAEGDEEVTSYSPVIIAEATTSLKRLSVSEAVMELDLTGAACIVFQHGSSGRVNIIYRRTDGNVGWVDPPSVTP; translated from the coding sequence ATGACCCTTCGAATCTCCGGGAAAAGCATCAGTGTCGGCGAGGCGCTTCGTTCGCGCGTCAGCGAGCGCACCGATGAGGTCCTGAGAAAATATTTCGACGGCAACTATTCCGGTCACATCACGCTGAGCAAGGACGGCTTCGGCTTCCGCACCGATTGCGCGCTGCACCTGGATTCCGGGATCACGCTCGAGGCCGATTCCAACGCCACCGATGCCTATGCCAGCGCCGATCAGGCGCTGCTGATGATCGAGAAGCGCCTGCGCCGCTACAAGAGCCGGCTGAAGGACCGTTCGGCCCGCAAGACCTATGCTGCCAATGCGGCGCTGGCGGAGATCGACACCCCGGTGCTCGATGCGCCGAGCTATGTGATCGAGGCGCCGGCCGAGGGCGACGAGGAGGTTACGTCCTATAGCCCGGTCATCATTGCCGAAGCGACCACGTCGCTGAAGCGGCTCTCGGTCAGCGAGGCGGTCATGGAACTGGACCTGACGGGGGCCGCCTGCATCGTGTTCCAGCATGGGTCCAGCGGCCGGGTGAACATCATTTACCGCCGGACGGACGGCAATGTCGGCTGGGTCGATCCCCCCTCGGTTACCCCATGA
- a CDS encoding ribonuclease D: MTIRLHRGDLPDLSRYKDSVAIDTETMGLNPHRDRLCVVQMSNGDGSADVIQIPKGHTDAPNLKALLANPAITKIFHFARFDLAALYNTFGVMPQPVYCTKIASRLTRTYTDRHGLKDLVREVLNIDLSKQQQSSDWGSSSLSEAQLAYAASDVLHLHALRERLDAMLAREGRNELAQACFDFLPARAKLDLGGWEAEDIFAHS; this comes from the coding sequence ATGACCATCCGCCTGCATCGTGGCGATCTGCCCGATTTGTCCCGCTATAAGGATTCGGTGGCGATCGATACCGAGACCATGGGGCTCAACCCGCATCGCGACCGGCTCTGCGTGGTGCAAATGTCGAACGGCGACGGCAGCGCCGATGTCATCCAGATTCCCAAGGGCCACACCGATGCGCCGAACCTGAAGGCGCTGCTGGCCAATCCTGCCATCACGAAGATCTTTCACTTCGCGCGCTTCGATCTCGCCGCGCTCTACAACACCTTTGGCGTGATGCCGCAGCCGGTTTATTGCACCAAGATCGCCTCACGGCTGACCCGCACCTATACCGACCGGCACGGCCTGAAGGACCTGGTGCGCGAGGTCCTCAACATCGACCTGTCGAAGCAGCAGCAGTCGAGCGACTGGGGGTCGTCGAGCCTCAGCGAGGCGCAGCTTGCCTATGCCGCGTCCGACGTGCTGCATCTGCATGCCTTGCGCGAGCGGCTCGACGCCATGCTCGCGCGCGAAGGCCGCAACGAGCTGGCGCAGGCCTGTTTCGACTTCCTGCCGGCCCGGGCCAAGCTCGATCTCGGCGGCTGGGAGGCCGAGGACATCTTCGCGCATTCGTGA
- a CDS encoding LptA/OstA family protein, with amino-acid sequence MKFMTQFSSRSFAAAALALALIVSSDALAQGAMSGVPNAMQGFSQNRDQPIQIEAASLEMRDKKKEATFSGNVKVVQGDTTMTSKTLVVFYDSGPAPASPQPASPPPAAPKGSKSGSMQSATPGPGGSSSIRRLEAKGSVVVTQKDQVVTGETAIFDTRANLITMVGGVVLTQCKNVLKGDRLKVDMTTGVSRVESDSGKVQGMFIQGENCGSGSGGSKPAPVAIPSLIPGKK; translated from the coding sequence ATGAAATTCATGACGCAGTTCTCCTCGCGCAGTTTTGCGGCCGCAGCGCTTGCGCTCGCGTTGATCGTCTCCAGTGACGCCTTGGCGCAGGGCGCCATGTCGGGCGTGCCGAATGCGATGCAGGGCTTTTCGCAAAACCGCGACCAGCCGATTCAGATCGAGGCGGCGTCGCTCGAAATGCGCGACAAGAAAAAGGAAGCGACTTTCTCCGGAAATGTGAAGGTCGTGCAGGGCGACACCACCATGACCTCGAAAACGCTGGTGGTGTTCTACGATTCCGGCCCGGCGCCCGCCTCGCCACAGCCCGCTTCGCCGCCGCCCGCCGCGCCGAAGGGATCGAAATCCGGGTCGATGCAGTCGGCGACCCCCGGGCCTGGCGGCAGTTCGTCGATCCGCCGGCTGGAAGCCAAGGGCTCGGTCGTGGTCACGCAGAAGGATCAGGTGGTGACAGGCGAGACCGCGATCTTCGACACGCGGGCCAACCTCATCACCATGGTGGGCGGGGTCGTGCTCACCCAGTGCAAGAACGTGCTCAAGGGCGACCGCCTCAAGGTCGACATGACGACCGGCGTGTCCCGCGTCGAATCCGACAGCGGCAAGGTGCAGGGCATGTTCATACAGGGAGAGAATTGCGGGTCCGGTTCGGGCGGCTCGAAGCCGGCTCCCGTCGCCATACCGTCGCTGATACCCGGTAAAAAATAA
- the ptsN gene encoding PTS IIA-like nitrogen regulatory protein PtsN, with amino-acid sequence MTITDLVAPEAILPALKVISKKQALQELAARASALTGQNERSVFEVLLQREKLGTTAVGYGVAIPHGKLPKLEKLFGFFARLERPIDFEAMDGQPVDLIFLLLAPEGAGADHLKALARIARLLRDQDVAKKLRASRDAQAIYSVLALPPASAA; translated from the coding sequence ATGACGATTACCGATCTGGTCGCACCCGAGGCGATTCTCCCCGCTTTGAAGGTCATCAGCAAGAAGCAGGCGCTGCAGGAACTGGCGGCGCGCGCCTCCGCCTTGACCGGCCAGAACGAACGCTCGGTGTTCGAGGTGCTGTTGCAGCGGGAGAAACTGGGCACCACTGCCGTCGGCTACGGCGTCGCCATTCCGCACGGCAAACTGCCGAAACTGGAAAAGCTGTTCGGGTTTTTTGCCCGGCTGGAACGCCCGATCGATTTCGAGGCGATGGACGGCCAGCCGGTCGACCTGATCTTCCTGCTGCTCGCGCCGGAAGGCGCCGGCGCCGATCACCTGAAGGCGCTGGCGCGAATCGCGCGCCTGTTGCGCGACCAGGACGTCGCCAAGAAGCTGCGCGCCTCCCGCGACGCCCAGGCGATCTATTCGGTGCTCGCCCTGCCGCCGGCAAGCGCGGCCTAG
- a CDS encoding DUF4267 domain-containing protein: protein MKRSLDVAAIVATALLLLAFAALSLRGLIAPEQASARFGAPVVDAAGSLFYRVYLSRNLVIVITGAIFLLTRQWTPLAILLTVTAALPVFDMTVLSSSGVTPPVFHPLALVLIAVTAALAWRRVAAGRS from the coding sequence ATGAAGAGGTCGCTGGACGTTGCGGCAATTGTTGCGACCGCACTGCTGTTACTGGCCTTCGCGGCCCTGTCATTGCGTGGCTTGATCGCGCCGGAACAGGCGTCAGCCCGCTTCGGCGCGCCGGTTGTCGATGCCGCCGGCAGCCTGTTCTATCGTGTCTACCTGTCGCGCAATCTCGTCATCGTCATCACCGGCGCGATATTCCTGCTCACGCGGCAATGGACCCCGCTCGCCATCCTCCTGACCGTGACGGCGGCCCTGCCGGTGTTCGATATGACGGTGCTGTCTTCGAGTGGCGTAACCCCGCCGGTCTTTCACCCGCTTGCGCTGGTGCTGATCGCCGTCACCGCCGCGCTGGCGTGGCGACGGGTGGCCGCGGGCAGGAGCTAG
- the lptC gene encoding LPS export ABC transporter periplasmic protein LptC — MNSIQNPAYATGMEARFAAAARHSRMVRVLRIAVPGAVLLALASIVLIQVFLNPFQTALAKLPVDMSNLVVSGTKITMETPHLAGFSTDQRPYELWAKAAVQDLTDPDHVELKTLRAKVMMEDKSTVTMDARTGFFDSKQQLLDLRKDIFLQSSTGYEATLSQAYVDINKGTVTSDEHVDVKLLNGTLTADRLRIINSGEIVRFEGNVVMNLIMESPPAPEPEPEPPPPPRTRSVSGKSANTK, encoded by the coding sequence GTGAACTCGATACAGAACCCTGCCTATGCCACCGGAATGGAGGCCCGCTTTGCCGCGGCCGCCCGCCACAGCCGGATGGTGCGGGTGCTGCGGATCGCGGTCCCGGGGGCCGTGCTGCTGGCGCTGGCCAGTATCGTCCTGATCCAGGTCTTCTTGAACCCGTTTCAGACTGCGCTGGCGAAGCTGCCCGTCGACATGAGCAATCTCGTGGTCTCCGGTACCAAGATCACCATGGAAACGCCGCATCTCGCGGGTTTCTCGACCGATCAGCGTCCTTACGAATTGTGGGCCAAGGCCGCGGTCCAGGATCTGACCGACCCCGATCACGTCGAGCTCAAGACGCTGCGGGCCAAGGTCATGATGGAGGACAAGAGCACCGTGACGATGGATGCGCGCACGGGATTTTTCGACAGCAAGCAGCAGCTGCTGGACCTGCGAAAGGACATCTTCCTGCAATCCTCTACCGGCTACGAGGCCACGCTTTCGCAGGCCTATGTCGACATCAACAAGGGAACGGTGACGTCGGACGAGCATGTCGACGTCAAATTGCTGAATGGCACGCTCACCGCAGACCGGCTCAGGATCATCAACAGCGGCGAGATCGTGCGCTTCGAAGGCAACGTCGTGATGAACCTGATCATGGAAAGTCCGCCGGCGCCCGAGCCAGAGCCTGAACCGCCGCCGCCACCAAGGACGCGGTCCGTCTCCGGCAAGTCCGCCAACACGAAATGA